The following coding sequences are from one Vulpes vulpes isolate BD-2025 chromosome 12, VulVul3, whole genome shotgun sequence window:
- the LOC140594867 gene encoding olfactory receptor 2S2-like gives MEKANWSSPVAGFILLGLSDDPGLEKIFFVLILVMYLVILLGNGVLILVTILDSRLHTPMYFFLGNLSFLDICYTTSSVPLVLDGFLTPRKTISFSACAVQMFLSFTMGATECVLLGMMAFDRYVAICNPLRYPVVMSKAAYVPMAVSSWAIGGTASVVHTSLTIQLPFCGNNVINHLACEILAVLRLACVDISINVISMGVTNVIFLGVPVLFISVSYVFIIATILRIPSAEGRRKAFSTCSAHFTVVVIFYGTLFFMYRKPKSKDSLGDNKEDLSDKLIPLFYGVVTPMLNPIIYSLRNKDVKSAVWNLMSQKCFTR, from the coding sequence ATGGAAAAAGCCAACTGGTCCTCCCCTGTGGCTGGGTTCATTCTCCTGGGACTCTCAGACGACCCAGggttggagaaaatattttttgtgctCATCCTCGTAATGTACCTGGTGATCCTGCTGGGCAACGGGGTCCTCATCCTGGTGACCATCCTTGACTCCCGCCTGCACacacccatgtacttcttcctgggGAACCTCTCCTTCCTGGACATCTGCTACACAACCTCCTCAGTCCCTCTAGTGCTGGATGGCTTCCTGACCCCCAGGAAAACCATCTCCTTCTCAGCCTGTGCTGTGCAGATGTTTCTCTCTTTTACCATGGGAGCCACAGAGTGTGTGCTTCTGGGCATGATGGCATTTgatcgctatgtggccatctgtaacCCGCTTAGGTACCCTGTGGTCATGAGCAAGGCTGCCTATGTGCCCATGGCTGTCAGCTCCTGGGCTATTGGTGGTACTGCTTCTGTGGTACACACATCCTTGACAATTCAGTTGCCTTTCTGTGGAAACAATGTCATCAATCACCTTGCCTGTGAGATCCTGGCTGTCCTGAGATTGGCCTGTGTCGACATCTCCATCAATGTCATCAGCATGGGAGTGACAAATGTGATCTTCCTGGGGGTCCCTGTACTGtttatctctgtctcttatgTGTTCATCATTGCTACCATCCTGAGGATCCCCTCAGCTGAGGGGAGGAGAAAGGCTTTCTCCACCTGCTCTGCCCACTTCACTGTGGTGGTCATCTTCTACGGGACCTTGTTTTTCATGTATAGAAAGCCCAAATCTAAGGATTCCCTGGGAGACAACAAAGAGGACCTTTCAGACAAGCTCATTCCCCTCTTTTACGGAGTGGTGACCCCCATGCTCAACCCCATCATCTACAGCCTCAGGAACAAGGACGTGAAGTCTGCTGTGTGGAACCTGATGTCTCAGAAATGCTTCACCAGGTGA
- the LOC112930851 gene encoding olfactory receptor 13C7-like, which produces MDRFNWTSPVMGFILLGLSAHPKLEKMFFVLILLMYLVILLGNGVLILVTILDSRLHTPMYFFLGNLSFLDICYTTSSVPLILDSFLTPSKTIPFSACAVQMFLSFAMGATECVLLGMMAFDRYVAICNPLRYPVVMSKAAYVPMAASSWAAGSMTATVQTSLAMRLPFCGDNIINHFTCEILAVLKLACADISINVISMAVANVIFLGIPVLFISVSYVFIIATILRIPSAEGRKKAFSTCSAHLTVVVIFYGTILFMYGKPKSKDPHGADKQDVSDKLTSLFYGVVTPMLNPIIYSLRNKDVKAAVRNLVLHKHFIQ; this is translated from the coding sequence ATGGACAGGTTCAATTGGACTTCTCCTGTGATGGGGTTCATCCTCCTGGGCCTCTCAGCCCACCCGAAGCTGGAGAAAATGTTCTTTGTGCTCATCCTCTTGATGTACCTGGTGATCCTGCTGGGCAACGGGGTCCTCATCCTGGTGACCATCCTTGACTCCCGCCTGCACacacccatgtacttcttcctgggGAACCTCTCCTTCCTGGACATCTGCTACACAACCTCCTCAGTCCCCCTTATTCTTGACAGCTTCCTGACCCCCAGCAAAACCATACCCTTCTCAGCCTGTGCTGTGCAGATGTTTCTCTCCTTTGCCATGGGAGCCACAGAGTGTGTGCTACTGGGCATGATGGCATTTgatcgctatgtggccatctgtaacCCGCTTAGGTACCCTGTGGTCATGAGCAAGGCTGCCTATGTGCCCATGGCTGCCAGCTCCTGGGCAGCTGGAAGCATGACTGCCACGGTGCAAACATCCTTAGCGATGCGACTGCCTTTCTGTGGGGACAACATCATCAACCACTTCACCTGTGAGATCCTGGCAGTCCTAAAGTTGGCCTGTGCTGATATTTCCATCAATGTGATCAGTATGGCAGTGGCTAATGTGATCTTCCTTGGCATTCCAgttctatttatttctgtctcttatgTGTTCATCATTGCTACCATCCTGAGGATCCCCTCAGCTGAGGGGAGGAAAAaggccttctccacctgctctGCCCACCTCACTGTAGTGGTCATCTTCTATGGAACAATCCTCTTCATGTATGGGAAGCCAAAATCCAAGGATCCCCATGGGGCAGACAAGCAGGATGTTTCAGACAAGCTCACCTCCCTCTTCTATGGGGTAGTGACCCCCATGCTCAACCCCATCATCTACAGCCTGAGGAACAAGGACGTGAAGGCTGCTGTGAGGAATCTGGTACTTCACAAACACTTTATCCAGTGA